A section of the Flavobacteriales bacterium genome encodes:
- a CDS encoding T9SS type A sorting domain-containing protein, producing the protein MKKSILITFGLLGCVFASTFGQGLVSSSTLQVESGAVLYVKGDMKNNAGGTVSNAGEIRISGNFDNSGTSTINSLVVLDGTGNQSVSGTTDFRDVLQVSKTGGVATVSSGTTKVHGILRLDEGQMNANGNLVIASTASGTGLVDDFSDLSYDGQLIGNLRVQRLIQGVEGFHYVGTPVNTANVAELSEIGLYGPDGGQIIPQSNCDPLNIDIGSPYGAMMEWRENGPWLVAGCQQSGWFVRSSGTMTNGRGYGIITGGGFTVEIGGAVGNTAETPSQASSVSYNGLANTNATGNGWHMVSNPFPSPIQWYAAPVGFDGQAQKWITSGSYSGTYQAILPSGSPGASMLGSMQGFFIRAQGGPVNFALDQSYRRLGDPVFYKEELSNTFDIVVRTAGFADKTRVRFGDLDESNDFDPMLDANKLKARGAQPTLQTRIGDVDYSINSLPIEGHPMTIPMDLFPGVSGDFTFTAEYLDQFTVEAHVYLEDLKEGVIQELTVNPLYAFTADESDDPERFLLHFRLNGEDPLYTGDDMMMYANDHTAYVFLPEFEGKASLEVFNALGEVVYQTSTLYEGKNSFDLNFLATGPYIMRVLVDGKPTTKKVVL; encoded by the coding sequence ATGAAGAAATCAATATTAATAACATTTGGATTGCTTGGATGCGTTTTTGCAAGCACGTTTGGGCAGGGATTGGTTAGCTCTTCAACTCTTCAGGTTGAGAGTGGTGCTGTTCTGTACGTGAAGGGTGACATGAAAAATAATGCCGGAGGAACGGTGTCGAATGCTGGGGAGATTAGAATAAGTGGGAATTTTGACAATTCAGGCACGAGTACGATTAACTCCTTGGTTGTGCTAGACGGAACGGGAAACCAATCAGTTTCGGGCACTACCGATTTTCGTGATGTTTTGCAGGTAAGCAAGACAGGTGGTGTTGCTACAGTTTCAAGTGGAACAACTAAAGTGCACGGAATTCTACGTCTTGACGAAGGGCAAATGAATGCAAATGGTAATTTGGTTATAGCTTCTACAGCGTCTGGTACTGGTTTGGTTGATGACTTTTCAGACTTATCTTATGATGGTCAATTAATTGGAAACCTTCGGGTTCAAAGACTCATTCAAGGAGTGGAGGGATTTCATTATGTTGGAACCCCGGTCAACACCGCGAACGTTGCGGAACTCTCTGAAATTGGTTTGTATGGACCAGATGGAGGTCAGATAATCCCGCAATCGAATTGTGATCCGCTCAACATAGATATAGGTTCACCTTATGGCGCAATGATGGAATGGAGGGAGAACGGCCCTTGGTTGGTTGCTGGCTGTCAACAATCTGGGTGGTTTGTGCGAAGTTCTGGAACGATGACCAATGGAAGGGGGTACGGAATCATAACAGGTGGAGGGTTTACGGTTGAAATCGGCGGGGCTGTTGGAAACACAGCTGAAACGCCTTCTCAAGCATCTTCGGTATCGTATAATGGTCTTGCAAACACTAATGCAACGGGAAATGGTTGGCACATGGTGAGTAACCCGTTCCCCTCGCCAATACAGTGGTACGCTGCCCCTGTTGGTTTTGATGGCCAAGCCCAAAAGTGGATAACTTCTGGTTCATATTCTGGAACATATCAGGCAATTTTACCGAGTGGTTCTCCAGGGGCTTCAATGCTTGGTTCGATGCAGGGGTTCTTCATTCGTGCTCAAGGTGGGCCGGTCAACTTTGCATTAGATCAGAGCTACCGAAGATTAGGAGATCCAGTTTTCTATAAAGAAGAGTTGTCCAACACCTTTGACATTGTGGTTCGGACAGCTGGTTTTGCTGATAAAACTAGAGTTCGATTTGGTGATTTAGATGAATCCAATGATTTCGATCCGATGCTTGATGCTAATAAGTTGAAGGCTCGAGGAGCACAACCGACTCTTCAAACCCGCATTGGAGATGTTGACTACTCCATTAATTCCTTACCGATTGAGGGTCATCCAATGACAATTCCGATGGATTTGTTTCCTGGAGTGAGCGGAGATTTCACCTTTACAGCAGAGTATCTTGATCAATTTACAGTTGAAGCTCACGTTTATTTGGAGGATTTGAAGGAGGGAGTGATTCAAGAGCTTACCGTCAACCCATTGTATGCATTTACCGCAGATGAATCAGATGATCCAGAGCGGTTTTTGCTACACTTCAGGTTGAATGGTGAAGATCCATTGTACACCGGAGATGATATGATGATGTACGCAAATGATCATACAGCCTATGTATTTCTTCCTGAATTTGAAGGAAAAGCAAGTCTTGAGGTGTTCAATGCTCTAGGCGAAGTGGTTTATCAAACCTCTACCTTGTATGAGGGAAAAAATTCGTTTGACCTTAACTTTTTGGCTACTGGACCATACATCATGAGAGTCCTTGTTGATGGTAAACCAACAACCAAGAAGGTCGTTCTGTAA
- a CDS encoding lipoprotein signal peptidase — translation MKKAIAIILSVLALDQGSKIWVKTTMTLGQEHHIADWFILHFTENVGMAFGMEFGGEYGKLALSIFRILAVAGIGYYLYKVCKKDASPIVVISLSLVFAGALGNIIDSTFYGLIFSDSYGHVASLFPADGGYAGMLHGRVVDMFYFPLFEGQFPSWLPIIGDQHFLFFNAIFNVADSAITVGMGLIILFQKSFFG, via the coding sequence TTGAAAAAGGCAATAGCAATAATCTTAAGCGTCTTGGCCTTGGATCAAGGTTCCAAGATCTGGGTCAAAACCACAATGACCCTCGGTCAAGAGCACCACATTGCAGATTGGTTCATACTACATTTCACTGAAAATGTTGGAATGGCCTTCGGAATGGAATTCGGAGGTGAATATGGGAAACTGGCCCTGAGCATTTTTAGAATTCTTGCTGTTGCAGGAATTGGCTATTACTTGTACAAGGTTTGCAAGAAAGATGCTTCTCCAATTGTTGTGATTTCTCTGTCGCTGGTCTTCGCAGGGGCACTCGGAAACATCATAGATAGTACTTTTTATGGCCTCATATTTTCGGACAGTTACGGACACGTGGCTAGTCTTTTCCCTGCTGACGGAGGCTACGCAGGCATGCTGCACGGTCGTGTGGTCGACATGTTCTACTTTCCGTTATTCGAAGGGCAATTTCCATCTTGGTTGCCAATTATTGGAGACCAACACTTCTTGTTCTTCAATGCAATTTTCAATGTAGCTGATTCTGCTATTACGGTTGGAATGGGACTGATAATCTTATTTCAAAAATCATTTTTCGGTTAA
- a CDS encoding TraR/DksA C4-type zinc finger protein has translation MAEKTRYSKDELEEFKTIINDKLEKAKEDLQLLVDQLSHKDDHGTDDTSPTFKLMDEGSEVLSREEINQLASRQQKFVQSLENALIRISNGTYGICRATGKLIAKERLRIVPHATLSIEAKNAQG, from the coding sequence ATGGCAGAGAAAACAAGATATTCTAAAGACGAACTGGAAGAGTTCAAAACAATAATCAACGATAAACTGGAAAAGGCCAAAGAAGACCTTCAGCTATTGGTTGATCAGCTTTCGCATAAAGACGATCATGGTACAGACGATACATCGCCAACGTTTAAGTTGATGGATGAGGGCTCTGAGGTTCTTTCGCGGGAAGAGATAAACCAACTTGCTTCGCGCCAGCAAAAATTCGTTCAAAGCCTTGAAAATGCCTTGATCAGAATATCCAACGGAACGTATGGTATCTGCCGTGCTACTGGTAAGTTGATTGCGAAGGAAAGACTTAGAATCGTTCCACATGCCACCTTGAGCATTGAGGCTAAAAACGCACAAGGATAA
- the ileS gene encoding isoleucine--tRNA ligase yields the protein MAKKYTEYKQLNLPEVADEILAFWEQNDIFRKSIETREGNEPFVFYEGPPSANGMPGIHHVMARTIKDIFCRYRTLKGYQVKRKAGWDTHGLPIELGVEKELGITKEDIGKTITIAEYNDACRKAVMKYTDVWNDLTRKIGYWVDMEHPYVTYDNKYIESVWWLLKNLYDKGLLYKGYTIQPYSPKAGTGLSSHELNQPGTYRDVKDTTVVAQFRAQSLDEKLGGKAYFVAWTTTPWTLPSNTALAVGEKIDYVAVKSFNQYTFEPTVVIMAKELVGKWFKPENAELSFEDYNAGDKHIPFQVVATFKGAELVGTAYEQLMRYAQPDGEGFKVIAGDFVSTEDGTGIVHIAPTFGADDARVAKIAGMGAMLVDDGEGNQVPLVDLQGRFRPEVTDFAGEYVKAEYYTEEEIAEQAKKQGRDNYLSVDERIAIKLKEENKAFRVEKYEHSYPHCWRTDKPILYYPLDSWFIKTTAAKDRLIELNKTINWKPESTGTGRFGNWLENLQDWNLSRSRFWGIPLPIWSTEDKTERKCIGSVEELKAECEKAVAAGVMASNPLADFASGNMDKANYSFFDLHRPYMDEIVLFSDSGKPMNREMDLIDVWFDSGAMPYAQLHYPFENKELIDEKSYFPADFIAEGVDQTRGWFFTLHAIGTMCFDSVAFKNVVSNGLVLDKNGQKMSKRLGNAVDPFETLTKYGPDATRWYMITNAEPWDNLKFDLEGIAEVQRKFFGTLYNTYGFYALYANIDGYDFSEVEVPIEERPEIDRWVISKLNSLIAEVDEHYLAFEPKKAGRVIQDFVNEDLSNWYVRLCRRRFWKGEQSKDKSSAYQTLYTCLDVVAKLMSPIAPFYAEKLFLDLNAVTGRDVSQSVHLSEMPVSNASAIDIDLEERMKIAQKVTSLILSIRKKEKHRVRQPLAKAMIPILDEKFERQLRAVESLILSEVNVKELEYLKETAGVIEKTIKANFKTLGPKYGKQMKQIATEVGNMNQEDISALEATGNHTITVYGGSISLTLEDVEITSKDIPGWAVASEGGITVALDLTLTEALEEEGLARELINRIQNLRKDKGFEVTDHIRIAILEDGAINKAVTNNLKYICAETLAESLDLVPVLSSPESVEVELIGELKTQINISTLN from the coding sequence ATGGCGAAAAAGTACACGGAATACAAGCAATTGAACCTGCCAGAGGTGGCAGACGAGATACTTGCGTTCTGGGAACAGAACGACATATTCAGGAAGAGTATCGAAACGCGAGAAGGTAACGAGCCATTCGTGTTTTACGAAGGGCCGCCATCGGCCAACGGAATGCCCGGCATTCATCACGTCATGGCCCGAACCATCAAGGATATTTTCTGCCGCTACCGTACGCTGAAAGGCTACCAAGTAAAGCGAAAGGCTGGTTGGGATACGCACGGACTTCCCATAGAACTTGGTGTAGAGAAGGAACTGGGAATTACGAAGGAAGACATCGGTAAGACCATCACCATTGCTGAGTACAACGATGCCTGCCGCAAGGCGGTAATGAAGTACACAGACGTTTGGAACGACCTAACCCGCAAGATCGGGTATTGGGTGGATATGGAACATCCGTACGTTACCTACGACAACAAATACATTGAGTCTGTTTGGTGGCTTTTAAAGAACCTTTACGATAAAGGCCTTCTTTACAAAGGCTACACCATTCAGCCCTATTCGCCAAAGGCAGGAACGGGGTTGAGCTCGCACGAACTCAATCAACCGGGAACTTACCGTGATGTGAAGGACACGACTGTGGTGGCGCAGTTCCGTGCACAATCGTTGGATGAAAAGTTAGGAGGCAAAGCCTACTTCGTTGCTTGGACGACTACGCCTTGGACGCTTCCTTCAAACACGGCTTTGGCGGTTGGAGAAAAGATTGATTACGTGGCCGTAAAGTCATTCAATCAGTACACGTTTGAGCCAACCGTTGTCATTATGGCAAAGGAGCTGGTAGGAAAATGGTTCAAACCAGAAAATGCTGAGTTATCGTTCGAAGATTACAACGCTGGCGATAAGCACATCCCGTTTCAGGTTGTAGCAACATTCAAAGGCGCTGAATTGGTCGGAACTGCTTATGAGCAACTGATGCGATACGCGCAGCCAGATGGCGAAGGATTCAAGGTAATTGCGGGTGATTTCGTTTCTACCGAAGACGGTACGGGAATCGTTCATATTGCGCCAACCTTCGGTGCAGATGATGCACGCGTTGCCAAGATTGCTGGAATGGGAGCCATGCTGGTTGATGATGGCGAAGGAAACCAAGTTCCGTTGGTAGATCTTCAAGGTCGTTTCCGCCCGGAAGTAACTGACTTTGCTGGCGAATACGTGAAGGCTGAGTATTACACGGAAGAAGAGATTGCGGAGCAGGCCAAGAAGCAAGGCCGCGATAATTACCTTTCGGTAGATGAGCGGATTGCCATCAAACTCAAGGAAGAGAACAAAGCCTTCCGAGTAGAGAAATACGAGCACAGTTATCCGCATTGCTGGAGAACGGACAAACCGATTCTGTACTATCCCTTGGATTCGTGGTTCATTAAAACCACAGCAGCTAAAGACCGTTTGATTGAACTGAACAAGACCATCAACTGGAAACCGGAAAGCACCGGAACAGGCCGTTTCGGAAATTGGCTGGAAAATCTTCAGGATTGGAACCTTTCGCGTTCACGTTTCTGGGGAATTCCATTGCCGATCTGGTCAACAGAAGATAAAACTGAACGAAAGTGCATTGGTTCGGTTGAAGAACTGAAAGCAGAATGCGAGAAAGCGGTTGCCGCTGGTGTAATGGCGTCAAATCCGTTGGCCGATTTTGCTTCTGGCAACATGGATAAAGCAAACTACAGTTTCTTCGACCTGCACCGTCCGTACATGGATGAGATTGTGTTGTTTTCCGATTCGGGCAAGCCTATGAATCGTGAAATGGATCTGATTGATGTCTGGTTCGATTCGGGCGCAATGCCTTATGCGCAGTTGCATTATCCATTTGAGAACAAGGAACTGATTGACGAGAAAAGTTATTTCCCTGCCGATTTCATCGCTGAAGGCGTAGATCAAACACGCGGTTGGTTCTTTACGCTACACGCTATAGGAACGATGTGTTTCGATTCTGTAGCGTTCAAAAATGTGGTTTCCAATGGACTTGTCCTCGATAAGAATGGACAGAAGATGTCTAAGCGATTGGGCAACGCTGTAGATCCATTTGAAACGTTGACCAAATATGGACCAGATGCTACGCGCTGGTACATGATCACCAACGCAGAACCTTGGGACAATCTTAAATTCGATCTTGAGGGCATTGCAGAAGTTCAACGCAAGTTCTTCGGCACGCTTTACAATACCTACGGTTTCTATGCGCTGTATGCCAACATTGATGGCTATGATTTCAGCGAAGTAGAAGTTCCAATTGAAGAACGACCAGAAATTGATCGTTGGGTTATTTCAAAACTCAATTCGCTGATTGCTGAGGTTGACGAGCATTACCTTGCTTTCGAGCCCAAAAAGGCCGGTCGCGTCATTCAAGACTTCGTAAATGAAGATCTGAGCAATTGGTACGTACGACTTTGCCGAAGAAGATTCTGGAAAGGAGAGCAATCCAAAGACAAATCATCTGCTTATCAAACGCTTTATACGTGTTTAGATGTGGTTGCGAAGCTAATGAGCCCGATTGCCCCGTTCTATGCGGAGAAACTGTTCCTAGATCTGAATGCGGTCACCGGAAGAGACGTTTCGCAGTCTGTTCACCTTTCGGAGATGCCTGTTTCAAACGCCTCTGCGATTGACATTGATCTGGAAGAACGCATGAAAATCGCTCAGAAAGTCACTTCACTTATTCTAAGCATTCGCAAAAAGGAAAAGCATCGTGTGCGTCAGCCGTTGGCCAAAGCCATGATTCCTATTTTGGACGAAAAGTTTGAGCGTCAGTTACGTGCTGTTGAAAGCCTGATTCTTTCCGAGGTCAACGTAAAAGAGTTGGAGTATTTGAAGGAAACCGCGGGGGTAATTGAAAAGACCATCAAAGCCAATTTTAAGACACTTGGCCCGAAGTACGGCAAGCAGATGAAGCAAATTGCTACTGAGGTTGGCAATATGAATCAGGAGGATATCAGTGCCTTGGAGGCTACAGGAAACCATACAATTACCGTTTATGGTGGTTCTATTTCATTGACCTTGGAAGATGTGGAAATTACATCCAAAGATATTCCTGGTTGGGCCGTTGCTTCTGAAGGGGGAATAACGGTTGCATTGGATTTAACCCTCACCGAAGCTTTAGAAGAAGAAGGCTTAGCGCGTGAGCTGATAAATCGTATTCAAAACCTGCGAAAAGACAAAGGATTTGAGGTTACGGACCACATCCGAATCGCCATTCTTGAAGACGGTGCAATTAACAAGGCGGTAACTAACAATCTTAAATATATTTGCGCAGAAACCCTTGCGGAATCGTTGGACCTGGTTCCTGTTCTTTCTTCTCCTGAATCTGTTGAAGTAGAATTGATCGGGGAATTAAAAACACAGATAAATATTAGTACATTGAATTAA
- a CDS encoding M28 family peptidase: MKNALIVALLISSVSSVWAQDMEYARATLDKLCSDEMAGRGYVDDGDNAAAFYIEQEFKAMDLPTWDYHYYQPFTFPVNTFPGKMQVEVDGKPLEAGKAFIVEADAPSIKGTYELMYLTKLPAVAPSGRVVDSTASYKGIVVLADSLLSKLPPPIRAAVLSGMKKAGAKGIVRIAEEKLTWSVSKQQAPLAQIAVLKDKWPSGAKEITFNIQADFEKRHRTQNVIAYVEGTEFPDSFLVFTAHYDHLGKMGESVIFRGANDNASGVSMLLNLAKHYSLRENAPKYSIAFIAFAAEETGLEGSFYYVQHPIFPLSSIRFLVNMDILGTGDEGITVVNGSVHTKEFDLLTKINEDRGYLTKVKKRGKAAISDHYPFSEAGVPCFYIYTMGGIQAYHDVYDVPETLPLTEFEDVFRLLTDFVATIK; the protein is encoded by the coding sequence ATGAAAAACGCGTTGATCGTAGCCCTTTTAATCTCATCTGTGTCCTCGGTTTGGGCGCAAGACATGGAGTATGCACGGGCAACATTGGATAAACTGTGTTCGGATGAGATGGCCGGAAGAGGCTATGTGGACGATGGCGATAATGCCGCTGCCTTTTATATCGAACAGGAATTTAAGGCGATGGATCTTCCCACATGGGACTACCACTATTATCAACCCTTCACATTTCCGGTTAACACATTTCCTGGGAAAATGCAGGTGGAGGTGGATGGCAAACCACTTGAAGCAGGAAAAGCATTCATTGTGGAAGCTGATGCGCCATCCATCAAGGGTACGTACGAATTGATGTACCTGACGAAGTTGCCTGCGGTAGCGCCTTCTGGTCGTGTGGTGGATAGCACGGCCTCGTACAAAGGGATTGTGGTGTTGGCAGATAGTCTGCTGAGCAAATTGCCGCCTCCTATCCGAGCAGCTGTTTTATCAGGAATGAAGAAAGCAGGAGCCAAAGGAATTGTGCGGATTGCCGAAGAAAAATTGACCTGGAGTGTATCGAAACAGCAGGCGCCATTGGCGCAGATCGCTGTGCTGAAAGACAAATGGCCAAGTGGCGCCAAAGAGATCACCTTCAATATTCAGGCTGATTTTGAAAAGCGGCACCGTACGCAGAATGTGATCGCTTACGTAGAGGGCACAGAATTCCCCGATAGCTTCCTTGTGTTCACCGCACACTACGACCACTTGGGTAAAATGGGCGAGAGCGTGATTTTCCGCGGGGCAAATGACAATGCCAGTGGTGTTTCCATGCTCCTGAATTTGGCAAAGCATTATTCCTTGCGCGAAAATGCCCCGAAATACTCCATTGCCTTTATTGCCTTTGCTGCTGAAGAAACAGGCTTAGAAGGTTCGTTCTATTATGTGCAGCACCCGATATTTCCGCTTAGCAGCATCCGGTTTCTCGTAAACATGGATATTCTAGGAACGGGCGATGAAGGAATTACGGTAGTGAATGGATCGGTACACACGAAAGAATTCGATCTGCTTACGAAGATCAATGAAGACCGCGGTTACCTGACAAAGGTGAAAAAGCGCGGAAAGGCGGCCATTTCTGATCATTATCCGTTTTCGGAGGCAGGCGTTCCGTGCTTTTACATCTATACGATGGGCGGCATTCAGGCCTATCATGATGTGTATGACGTGCCAGAGACGTTGCCGCTAACGGAGTTTGAAGATGTATTCCGCCTGCTCACTGATTTTGTAGCCACCATCAAATGA
- the rsmI gene encoding 16S rRNA (cytidine(1402)-2'-O)-methyltransferase, translating to MSILYIVPTPIGNLDDMTFRAIQVLKDVDHILAEDTRTSGKLMKHFEIGTPMSAFHLNNEHKVVGRWVNELVSGKSLALISDAGTPAISDPGFLLVREAIKEGVRVITLPGATAFVPALVNSGLPCEKFHYEGFLPHKKGRATRIAELVGKDVTSVLYESPHRILKTLSQLLEAAGPERIVSISREISKLHEETVRGTIPEVIEYYENNPIKGEFVLVLQGRS from the coding sequence ATGAGCATACTTTACATTGTCCCCACTCCGATCGGCAACTTGGACGACATGACATTCCGAGCCATTCAGGTGCTGAAAGATGTAGATCACATTCTGGCTGAGGACACGCGCACATCTGGAAAGCTGATGAAGCATTTCGAGATAGGCACGCCAATGAGCGCATTTCACTTGAATAACGAGCACAAAGTGGTTGGGCGTTGGGTGAACGAATTGGTATCAGGAAAGAGTCTTGCGTTGATCAGTGATGCAGGAACTCCGGCCATTTCTGACCCAGGTTTTCTGCTTGTTCGCGAAGCGATAAAAGAAGGAGTAAGGGTGATCACTTTGCCTGGGGCAACTGCGTTTGTACCAGCGTTGGTGAATAGCGGATTGCCTTGCGAAAAGTTCCATTACGAAGGATTTCTTCCTCATAAGAAGGGAAGAGCCACACGCATTGCCGAATTGGTTGGAAAGGATGTGACGAGCGTTCTCTACGAAAGTCCGCACCGCATTCTGAAGACACTTTCTCAATTGCTTGAAGCGGCTGGTCCAGAACGGATCGTGTCCATTTCGCGCGAGATCAGCAAGCTGCACGAAGAGACCGTTCGGGGTACCATTCCTGAGGTGATCGAGTACTACGAGAACAATCCGATCAAAGGCGAGTTTGTATTGGTGCTTCAGGGCCGCTCCTGA
- a CDS encoding SPASM domain-containing protein, which yields MRKVTFRRAWNALKVLFSFYYTKYTGKPTQWGVPISISFEPTTSCNLRCPECPSGLRQFTRPTGMLDNGFFRDTVEQLKDDLLYLIFYFQGEPYLNPDFLDMVKYASERGIYTATSTNAHYLKDENARRTVESGLDRMIISIDGTTQETYQNYRIGGNLEKVIEGAKNVVKWKKELNSQTPHLIFQFLVVKPNEHQLEDVKKLGKEVGVDEVRFKTAQIYDYENDPNKLIPDNQKYSRYKKTADGHTSLKNPLLNHCWKLWHSCVLTWDGLVVPCCFDKDATHQLGDLKKNSFDEIWQGEKYQEFRKSILRSRSEIDICANCTEGTKVWA from the coding sequence ATGCGGAAGGTCACCTTTCGCAGAGCTTGGAATGCGCTGAAAGTGCTCTTCAGTTTCTATTACACGAAATACACGGGTAAACCCACACAATGGGGTGTGCCGATCAGTATTTCGTTTGAGCCGACCACTAGTTGCAACCTGCGTTGTCCTGAATGCCCAAGTGGTTTGCGGCAGTTTACGCGCCCAACCGGTATGTTGGATAATGGCTTCTTCCGCGATACGGTGGAGCAATTGAAGGATGATTTGCTTTACCTCATCTTCTACTTTCAAGGCGAACCGTACCTCAATCCTGACTTTTTGGATATGGTGAAGTACGCTTCCGAACGCGGAATTTACACCGCCACAAGCACAAACGCTCATTATCTAAAGGATGAAAACGCCCGAAGAACTGTGGAAAGCGGTTTGGACCGCATGATCATTTCCATTGATGGCACCACGCAGGAAACCTATCAGAATTACCGCATTGGTGGCAATTTGGAAAAGGTGATTGAGGGCGCAAAGAACGTGGTGAAATGGAAGAAGGAACTGAATTCGCAGACGCCTCATCTCATCTTTCAATTTCTAGTGGTTAAACCGAACGAACACCAGTTGGAGGATGTGAAGAAGTTAGGGAAAGAAGTGGGGGTTGACGAAGTGCGTTTCAAAACCGCGCAGATCTACGATTACGAGAACGACCCGAACAAGCTCATTCCTGATAACCAGAAATACAGCCGATACAAGAAAACGGCTGACGGCCACACATCACTCAAAAACCCGCTACTGAACCATTGCTGGAAACTCTGGCATTCGTGCGTGCTTACATGGGACGGATTGGTGGTTCCGTGTTGCTTTGATAAAGACGCCACACATCAGCTAGGCGACCTCAAAAAGAACTCTTTTGACGAGATCTGGCAAGGCGAGAAATATCAGGAATTCCGAAAATCCATTCTCCGCAGTAGAAGCGAAATTGACATCTGCGCCAATTGCACCGAGGGCACGAAGGTTTGGGCGTAG